In Synechococcus sp. Nb3U1, one DNA window encodes the following:
- the cysC gene encoding adenylyl-sulfate kinase: protein MSRRGVTVWFTGLSGAGKTTLSQGVAQQLRAWGLPVEVLDGDVVRQHLTKGLGFSKADRDENIRRIGFVAGLLTRQGVIVLVSAISPYRVVRQEVRQHIGNFIEVFVDAPLAVCESRDVKGLYQKARAGLIQNFTGIDDPYEPPDSPEVICKTAEHSISEGVHQVMRCLQDKEYL, encoded by the coding sequence ATGTCGCGGCGGGGGGTAACGGTTTGGTTTACAGGGCTGAGCGGAGCGGGCAAAACCACCCTGAGCCAAGGCGTGGCCCAACAATTGCGCGCTTGGGGGCTGCCGGTGGAGGTATTAGACGGAGATGTAGTGCGGCAACACCTCACCAAGGGGTTGGGCTTTAGCAAAGCGGATCGGGATGAGAACATTCGCCGCATAGGCTTTGTGGCAGGGCTTTTGACCCGGCAGGGGGTGATTGTGCTGGTGTCGGCCATTTCCCCTTATCGAGTGGTACGGCAGGAAGTTCGTCAACACATCGGCAACTTTATTGAAGTGTTTGTAGATGCACCGCTGGCGGTATGCGAAAGCCGGGATGTGAAAGGACTTTACCAAAAAGCACGAGCCGGATTGATCCAGAACTTTACCGGCATTGATGATCCTTATGAGCCACCAGACTCCCCGGAAGTGATCTGCAAAACTGCCGAACACAGCATCTCCGAAGGTGTCCATCAGGTGATGCGATGCTTACAAGACAAAGAATACCTTTAG
- a CDS encoding aspartate aminotransferase family protein has translation MSTYGRYPLTLVRGQGCRVWDEQGREYLDFVAGIATCTLGHAHPVWIQALTEQAQRLHHISNLYYNPPQAQLAQWLTQHSCADKVFFCNSGAEANEGALKLARKYAHTVRGISDPVILTAHASFHGRTLATVTATGQPKYQKDFAPLVPGFAYIPYNDIEGTEAVLNQFGERVCAVLLEPLQGEGGVLPGDPAYFQWLRQVCTQRGILLILDEVQVGMGRTGRLWGHCHLGVEPDVFTLAKGLAGGIPIGALLAKDFCAVFQPGDHASTFGGNPLACAVGLAVCRTLMLESLVWNAQQTGAYLRQGLSRLAERFPELIQQVRGWGLIQGLMVRIPAADVVKAAMDSGLLLVPAGSQVVRFVPPLIVTPAEIDQALALLGSALEGLAASHSGAGT, from the coding sequence ATGTCCACCTACGGGCGCTATCCCCTGACGTTGGTGCGCGGGCAGGGATGTCGCGTTTGGGATGAACAGGGGCGTGAGTATCTGGATTTTGTGGCTGGCATCGCCACCTGCACCTTGGGCCATGCTCACCCGGTTTGGATTCAGGCCCTTACAGAACAAGCGCAACGACTGCACCACATTTCCAACCTCTACTACAACCCTCCGCAGGCGCAACTGGCCCAGTGGCTGACCCAACATTCTTGTGCCGACAAGGTGTTTTTTTGCAATTCTGGGGCGGAGGCCAATGAAGGGGCGCTCAAACTGGCTCGCAAGTATGCCCATACGGTGCGCGGGATCTCAGATCCGGTGATTCTCACCGCTCATGCCAGCTTTCATGGCCGCACCCTAGCCACCGTCACCGCCACTGGCCAGCCCAAATACCAAAAAGACTTTGCTCCCCTTGTCCCCGGCTTTGCCTACATTCCCTACAACGACATTGAGGGTACCGAAGCGGTTTTGAACCAATTTGGCGAGCGAGTCTGCGCCGTGTTGCTGGAGCCGTTGCAAGGAGAAGGGGGGGTTTTACCAGGGGATCCCGCCTATTTTCAATGGTTGCGCCAGGTGTGTACCCAACGGGGCATTTTGCTGATTTTGGATGAGGTGCAGGTGGGCATGGGCCGTACCGGTAGGCTCTGGGGCCACTGCCATTTGGGGGTAGAGCCGGATGTGTTTACCTTGGCGAAAGGTTTGGCGGGCGGCATCCCAATTGGGGCTTTGTTGGCGAAGGACTTTTGTGCCGTATTTCAGCCGGGGGATCATGCCAGTACCTTTGGAGGTAACCCCTTGGCCTGTGCGGTGGGCTTGGCGGTCTGTCGCACCTTGATGCTGGAAAGTTTGGTTTGGAATGCTCAGCAAACAGGGGCCTATTTGCGCCAAGGCTTATCTCGACTGGCGGAACGATTCCCCGAGCTGATCCAGCAGGTACGGGGTTGGGGCCTGATCCAGGGGTTGATGGTGCGGATCCCGGCAGCTGACGTGGTGAAGGCAGCGATGGATTCGGGGCTGTTGTTGGTGCCGGCAGGATCTCAGGTGGTGCGATTTGTGCCGCCTCTGATTGTCACTCCGGCGGAGATCGACCAGGCGTTGGCTTTGCTGGGATCCGCCCTAGAAGGGTTGGCTGCTTCCCATTCAGGTGCAGGAACCTAG